Genomic DNA from Fimbriimonas ginsengisoli Gsoil 348:
TCAGCAAGTTTGACTGGCTCAGCCGTCCCAGAGACCGGGACAGTCGGCTCTGCTCCAACTGGCGCTCCAAGACTTCACGGTCGGCTTGTCTCAGCAAAAGGTTATTGGGATCGTAGCGGGCGAACACGTCGTAGAAGAGCCCGCTCGAAGCCTGAAGCTGCTTGGCGCTCTTGTTCATTCCGGGAAAGCCTTGGAAAACCAGTCCCGCGATGCGGGCGATTTCCCGGAACTGCCGCCGAGCCAGCTCGGCCGAATTCAGACTCGCCACGATGTCGGCTCCCAGGTTCTCCGGTGATAGCAGGCCCTTCGCAATCGCTTCCTCCAGCGGCGCCTCCTCCGGCGCCAAGAGCTCGAATCCGTAGTCGTTTGCCGCAAACGTAAACGTGATCGGCACGAGCTGCGAGATCCGGTATCCAAAGAGCGCGGCCATCCCTTGGTGCACCAGTCGCCCTTCGAACGGATAGAAGAAAAGGTGGTGTCCTTCCCTCGTTTCCACCCGCTCGATCAACAGGTCCGAGAGGGCGGGAATCGCCGACCACCGGGCCTGCAGTTCCAGAATCGGACCCAGCGTCTTCATCTCCGGGCTCGCGAGCTCACCGTTTCCGGCCCGCTCCAGTTCCTCGCGAATTGCGAGCGCTAACTCACTCGAAAGCGGCAGTCGGCCGCCCATCCACCGTGGAACGGCGCCACTGACACTGCTCGCCCGCCTTACCCAAGCCGTCATGTCCTTGATTCGGACAAACTCCAGCGGACGCCCGGCGAAGATGAACCGGTCGCCGGGCCGCAACCGGGCGAGGAACGACTCTTCCACCGTGCCCAACTTGCCCCCTTTCAAATACTGAACGTTGAGCGCCTCGTCGCTTACGATGGTGCCGACCGACATTCGGTGCCGTTTCGCGATATCGGCATCCTCGACGCGATACACGCCGTCGGTCCCCAAGACGACCCGGTGATATTCAGGATACGCTCGTAAACTCTCACCGCCTCGGACTACGAAGTCGAGGGTCCAGTCCCATTCCTCCTGGGACAACGTCTTGTACGCCTGGGTGCACTGCACCTCTCGAAACAGATCTTGGGCTCGAAATCCGGTGCCGGTCGCGATGGTTACGAGATGTTGAGCCAACACGTCCAGTGGCTTGTTCACCCCTTCCCTTGCCTCGATCTTCCCCGCTAAAGCGGCGTTCCGCGCCGCCGCGATGTCGAGCAGTTCGAAGGCATGGGTCGGCACGCAGGTCACGCGACTCGGCACCCCAGGCTGGTGGCCGCTTCGCCCGGCGCGTTGAAGTAGGCGAGCCACCCCCTTGGGCGTACCGACTTGAAGGACCCGATCGACCGGCGTGAAATCGACTCCGAGGTCGAGACTGGAGGTACACACGACGGCGCGTAACCGGCCCGATTTCAGCCCAAGCTCGACCTCGTCGCGCACTTCTCGAGAGAGCGAGCCGTGGTGAAGCGCGATGACATCCTTCCACTGCGCCTTGACCTGCAGGATCGACTGATACCAAATCTCCGCCTGTGCCCTCGTGTTGGTGAAGATCAGGCAGGTTCCCCCTTCGTCGATCGCCTCGATAACACGCGGGATCATCTGTGTGCCGAAGTGGCCGGCCCACGGAAAGCGGTCGATGTTCGTCGGGAGGATCGTGTCGATGACGACTGGCTTCCCCACCACGCCCTGCACGAGTTCCCCTTCCCTGCCGAGGCCAAGCAAGGTTTCCATCGCATCCCGGAGGTTCCCCAGCGTGGCGGAGATTCCCCACACGCGCAGCTCCGGCTTGAACGCGCGAATCCGCGCCAGCGCGAGCTCGGTCTGCACCCCGCGCTTGGTCGACATGAGCTCATGCCATTCGTCGACGACGACCAGCCGCAGATCGCTAAAAAGCTCGGTGGCATCCTCGCGCGTAAGCATCAGCGTGAGGCTCTCGGGAGTCGTGACGAGCGCGGTAGGAAGCTGCTTCTTTTGCTTCGCCCGGACGCTTTGGGTGGTGTCTCCGGTCCGAAGCTCGACGCTCCACGGAAGGTGAAACGACTCCGCCGGCCACTGAAGCGAGGCCGCCGTGTCGGCGGCAAGCGCTCGCAATGGGGTGATCCACAGCACCCGCAAAGGTGGCGCGTCTTCCCGGTCGACCGGGCCAGTCGCTTCTCCCGCCGCGAGCGCCTCCGCGACTGGCCCCATCCACGCGGCGAGGGTCTTACCGGTACCCGTCGCCGAGTGGATCAGCCCGCTCTTCCCCTCCAGATAGGCGTTCCAAACCGCCTCCTGAAACGGAAATGCCTCCCACCCCTGGCGCTCAAACCAGTCCCTGACTTCCGTGATCCCAGGGTGCATGAAATCGTCCCTCTATCTACGACGGCCCATAACCCGCCATCGTCTACCGATAGACGTTATTCTACTACTTGCTCGTGCGGCATGGCCAAGTAGCATCGTCGTCCCCGCCGACGATCCCGCACGTAGCATCGGCGCCCCCGCCCATGATTCTGGTGTACCGAAGGTACACCGGGCGCAGGTACGAGCCAACCTGCGGCTACACGTCCTTCGGACGTAGGGAAGCCAGCTACTGCGTGCCTTGGGGCATCGGCGGGATCGGGGCGTCTCTGACCGCGGCCGGTGGCGTTAGCGGTTTGTTCATCAAGAAGCCGGCGAGGGCGCCCCAGCCGAGGAGGGTGATCGCGATGGTGAAAACCAACGAGAACTTCTGGACCTGGCGTTGCGCCTTATCGCTGATCGTGATGCCCCACCGGATGCAGAAATTCCAGATCCCGTAGCCGAGATGGTACGACGCGGCGGCCACGCCCAGCACATAAAAGATCAGCCAAATGTAGCCGTAACTGGTCAGCTTGGTGTACCAGGCTTGGTACAGGAGCGGCTCGGCGGAGTTGTTGAGGTACTTCTGCCCGGTCGTCGTTGCCACATGGATGGCGAGGAAGAAGAACAGGAATAGCCCCGACCAACGCTGGAAAACGAACATCCGGTTTTGCGACCAGTTGTATTTCGTTCCGATGAAGTTCGGTTGCGCACGGAAGCTGATGAAGACTCCGTAAATCGCATGAAAAAGCAGCGGAATCCAAATCGCGACCAGCTCGATCGCCAGCAAGAAAAACTTCGGCATGCTTTCGAAGAAGCCGATCACGCCGTTGAATTTCTCCGGCCCCGCCAGGCTGAACGAGTTCAACGCCAGGTGCTGAACCATGTAGTAGCCCACCGGAATCACGCCGGTTAGCGAGTGCAGCTTGTGCAGCAGGTAGTTCTCTCGGTTCAGGGCAACCGCCATCGAAACCAAGATTACCCCTGCGGCATCCCCGTTAGGACACCGGGTAGCCTCCAAGACATGATTCTGGTGCTGGGAGGGGCCGGGTACATCGGCTCGCACATGCTCAAGCTGCTGCGAGAAACGGGTGAGTCCCACCTCGTTTTCGATAATTTCGAGGAAGGACACCGGGAGGCACTGTTAGGCAGCCCGTACGTGCAGGGCGACCTGCGGAACCGAGACGATCTGCGAAAGCTGTTTGCCGACCACCCCGACATCGACGTCGTCATGCATTTCGCCGCCTACATCGCGGTTGGCGAAAGCGTGGAGCAGCCGGGGAAATACTTCACCAATAACACCACCGCGGTCATCGGGCTGTTAGAGGAGATGCGGGCCGCCGGCATTGGCAAGTTCGTCTTCTCGTCTACCGCCGCTATCTTCGGCGAACCGCATTACGTGCCGATCGACGAGGCGCACCCGAAAGATCCCACCAGCCCTTACGGCGACAGCAAGCTGATGGTCGAGCGCATCCTAAAGGCGTTCGACGTGGCGCACGGCTTCAAGTCGGTCTGTCTCCGCTATTTCAACGCCGCCGGGGCCGATCCGGAGAATCGGATCGGCGAAGACCACCACCCGGAAACCCACCTCATCCCGGTCGCGATCCTGGCCGCGATGGGTAAGAAGCCGAGTCTGAAGGTCTTTGGGACTGACTACGACACTCCCGACGGAACCTGCGTCCGCGACTACATCCACGTTCTCGACCTCGCCCAAGCGCATCTCCTGGCGGTTAAGCACTTGAGGGCCGGGGGAGATTCGCGCCAATACAATCTCGGCAATGGGCAAGGGTTCACCGTTCGGCAAGTCATTGACGCGGTCGAGCACGCCACCGGTCTCAAAGTTCCGAACGAGGAAGCCCCCCGCCGCGCCGGCGACCCGGCGAAATTGATCGCCAGCTCCGATCGGATCCGCGCCGACTGGGGTTGGAATCCACAATACGGCGACTTAAAAGTCATCGTAGAGCACGCTTGGAATTGGCACAAGACCCATCCTGAAGGTTACGCGTAAATCTGGAGTCCGCCCTTTATCCCGAAGGGATTCCGTCCCCAAGCGAAGGGTTGCCCGCTCCCGCGGGCAACCCTTGTATGGGTGCCCACAAATCCCAAACCCAAAGGGGTTGTGTCCGGCCGAAACCCCTTTTTGGGGTAGGAATGCGGTGCGCCGTACACCAGGAGCTCGTGCCTCGCAACCCTTCGCTAGGGGGCGCAATCTCTTCGAGGTTGGGGACAGGTTTCAGCCACCTTATCCGTTTAAGCGGGATAAACCGCTCTTGTGCGAACGGCTCCCGCGACTCGCGTGTTCGTATAATCGGGCCGGAACGAACCAATGTCAGTGTTAACGCCCGAGCCATCCGCCCACGAAGAGCCGCCGATGGCCCCGCGCTCTTCGGGCGTGGCGTTGATCAAGAGCGTTGTCAAGCTGATCCGTCCGAAGCAGTGGGCGAAAAACCTCCTGGTCTTCGCAGCGCTCCTGTTCACCGCGGGTTACCACCACCCGGATCTGATTCTCCGCTCGGTTGCCGCGTTTTTCGCGATGTCGATGCTGAGCTCGTGCACCTATGTGTTTAACGACCTCATCGACATCAAACGCGACCGGATGCATCCCAAGAAAAGGTTTCGCCCCTTAGCCTCCGGCGCTCTGTCGAAAGAATCGGGGGTGGCGCTAGGAACCGGACTGCTCTTTGCGGGGGTTCTTGTCGCGTTCGGTCTCGGCAAGGGTCCGATCGTCATCGCGATCGTTTACTTGGGGATGCAGGTCCTGTACAATTGGCGACTCAAGCACACGCCGATCGCCGATGTTTTCACGATCGCGGTCGGATTTGTGCTTAGGGCAGTCTTGGGGGCGGCCGCGATCAAGGTCCTCATTTCGGGATGGCTCCTCTTCTGCACGGGCGCGCTCGCCCTCATGCTCGGCTTCGCCAAGCGCCGCAACGAATTTATCTTGCAAGGCGAAGACCGATCCAGCAGCCGAGAAAGCCTTGTCCACTACAACCGGGCCGCTCTCGATGCGATCGTCATCATGTTCGCGGCGGGCGCCGCTATGTGTTACGGCATCTACACCCTCCAAAGCCAAACCGCCCACAAATACCCGGCGTTGATCCTCACCTCGATCTTCGTCTTTTATGGGATCACACGCTACATCTTGCTGATCTTCACCATAGACGAAGGGGGCGAACCTGCCGATGTACTCTTCAAGGACCGCCACATCATCGCTTGCGTCATCCTCTTCGTCATCTCCGCCGTCCTGGCTATGAGCGGACTCAGACTACCGATTTTGGAGCAGTGAGGGCGTTGAGGGGATGTGGACTGTAGCTTGTGGATTGTGGCTTGATGGGACGAATGGGACATATGAGACTCATCGGACCCATGGGACCCATCCGTCCCATCAAACAAGGTAAAGCCGCACACTAAAACGCCCAACGCCCAACACCCGAATCTACACATGCACGACTACAAGTTCGCCATCGTTATCGGAGCTTCCTCGGGGATCGGGGCGGAGTTGGTTCGGCAGCTCGCCCAGGAGGGCGCCCGGGTAGCGGCGGTGGCTAGGCGGGGGGATCGGTTGGAGGCTCTCGCGTCCGAATTCCCGGGCAAGATCATCCCCGTTGAGCATGACGTTACCGACTTCGACGCCGTCCCCGCGCTGTTTCAAGAGATCACCGGCAAGCTGGGCGGACTCGATCTGATCGTTTACGCCGCCGGTGTGATGCCCGAAGTTGGAGCCCACGAATACGACTTCCAAAAAGACCGCCAGATGATCGAGGTGAACCTTCTCGGCGCGATGGCATGGCTGAACCAAGCCGCGATCCGGTTCGAGAATACAAAGAGCGGAACCATTGTGGGGATCGGCAGCGTGGCGGGTGACCGGGGGCGCTCCGGACAGCCGGTCTACAACACCAGCAAAGCCGCTCTGACCACCTACCTGGAGGCGCTCCGAAACCGGCTCTGCAAGCACGGGGTTCGGGTGGTTACGATCAAACCGGGTCCCACGGCCACCGAAATGACGTCCCGCCTGCACATGAAAGGGATGATGGACCCGGCGAAAGTGGCCGAAATTACTCTTGAGAAGAGCCAGCGGACCGGTGAACACTACATCAAACTGACGCACCGAATCGCTTTCGCCATTATCCGGCGTATTCCAAGTGGGATCTTCCGAAAACTGAGCATATGAGTCTCGCCACCCTTTCTGAACCCACCGAGGTCGAACTGGCTCACGCGCCGCTTCTTGCGTCTGAGCGGATCGCACGTCAGGCAGGATACGGCATGCGGTCGGCGGCGGACGGCTATCTTTTCCGTCCGACTTCGGTCGACGAGATCAGAGCGATTCTTTTGTTGGCGAAGGAGACGGGGAGGCAAATCACCTTGCGAGGGGCCGGGCGAAGCTACGGCGACGCCAACATCGGCAGCGAGACATTGGTGGTCGACATCGGCCGCATGCGTCGCATCCTCTCCTGGGATCCGTCGACTGGCCATATCGACTGCGAAGGGGGCGTCACCATCGAAGGTTTGTGGCGGCACACGATCGAGGACGGCTATTGGCCGCCGGTCGTGAGCGGCACCATGTACCCGACCCTCGCCGGCGCCCTCGCCATGAACATCCACGGGAAAAACAACTTCCGGGTGGGCACATTGGGCGAGCAGGTCGTCGATATGGACGTCCTGTTCCCCACCGGCGAGCTTCGCACCCTAACGCCGGCGGACGATCTTTTCTATTGCGTGATCAGCGGCGCGGGTCTTCTTGGAGTCATCGTCCGAGTGAAGCTCAAGATGAAGCGGATCCACAGTGGCGACCTTCGGGTCTTGGCCACCGCGCCTCGAAACTGGGACGAACAGTTCGCCGAATTCGAACGGCACGAGCCGAATGCCGACTACATGGTGAGCTGGGTCGACTGTTTCGGACGGGGCACAGAATCGGGCCGTGGCCAGTTCCACGCCGCCTGGTACATGGACGATGGGCACGAGTTCTCCTCCTCGTTCCGTCCTGAGCATCAAGATCTTCCGGACACCATCATGGGGTTGGTACCCAAGTCGGTGGTTTGGCGTTTCTTGAAGATCCTCAATAACCGCTGGGGCATGCGCTTCATCAACTGGGGCAAGGATTTTGCCAGCAAGACGATTGGCAACAACAAGGTCCACCCGCAGAGCCTCGTCGGCTTCTCTTTCCTGCTCGACTACGTTCCGAATTGGCGTAATGCCTACCTACCGGGCGGGTTCATCCAGTACCAAACCTTCGTTCCGAAGGAGCACGCGAAGGAGGTCTTCGCCCGTCAGGTCGCCATGCAGCAGGAAGCGGGATTAGAGTCGTTCCTCGGCGTGCTCAAACGGCACCGCCCGGACAAATTCCTGTTCAGCCACGCCGTCGACGGTTACTCGCTGGCCCTCGACTTCAAAGTCACACGGGAGAACTGGTCACGGCTGGAGAACCTTTGCCACCGGATGAACGACGTCGTCCTCGCCGCCGGCGGTCGCTTCTATTTCGCCAAAGACAGCACCCTCCGACCGTCGGATGTCGACGCGTATCTCGGCGGTGACACCCTCTCCCGCTACCGCCGCTTAAAATCCGAGCTCGATCCCGATGCGCTTCTGACTCACAACTTAGCGAAGCGCTTGGGGCTCTAGCTCCGGCGGACCGCTGGTCTCCAGACCGGCGCCCCTCGGTACTCCGGATCATCGGCGAGGGCACCGACGCTATGGGCCGGATTTCTCCAGCCCCAACCCCCTCCTCATCGCACAAACATCGACGAGGAGGAGGCTCCGGACGTGCGGAGTGATACGATAACGGTATGGATCTCGTCCAGACCTCGTCGTCTGCCGGAGCGCTTTCGCCGGACGACCTTCGCGGGTTTCAATCCGCTTTCGACAACGACCCCGCCTATCGCGCGGCGATGAATGCGGTGACCACGACGACGGTCACCCAGGTCGCTTTGAACCGCCGGAAGGCGGCGTTGGTGAATCATTCGTTCAGCGTCCATCTTCCCGAAAACCCCGCGACCTCTCAAAAATCGAGCGGGAGATGCTGGATGTTCGCCGCCTTGAATACGTTCCGCACGAAGGCCCAGCAGGTGATGAACATGGAGGCCGGATTCGAGTTCAGCCAGAACTACATCTTGTTCTGGGACAAGCTGGAGAAGGCGAACTACTTCCTGGAAAACATCCTCGCTACGCTCGATGAACCGGAAGGGAGCCGTCTGCTCGATTGGCTGATGGTCGCTCCGCAGAACGACGGCGGGCAGTGGGACATGTTCGTGAACCTGATCCAGAAGTACGGGGTCGTTCCCAAGTCGGTGATGCCGGAAACCGAAAGTTCGTCGTCTACCGGCCGCATGGCCGACTTTGTGACGACAAAGCTTCGAGAATATGCCTGCCGGTTGCGCGGCGCTCACCGAAGCGGAGCCTCGGAAGGCGACCTTCGCGAGCAAAAACAGGGCTACATGACCGAGGTGTATCGGATGCTCTGCATCCACCTCGGCGAGCCCCCTTCCCGCTTTCAGTGGCAATGGCGCGATAAAGACCGCGTCTTCCACCGCGCCGGGGCGCTTACTCCTCAGGAGTTCTACGCAAAGTACGTCGGCGTCGACCTCTCAGAGATGGTCTGCCTAATCCACGATCCTCGTCCCGGGCATGACTTCAACCGCGCGTTCACGGTCAAGTTCCTGGGCAACGTCGTGGGCGGCCGTCCCACCGAGTATCTGAACGTGGAGCTCGATGTAATCAAGCAGGCGGCGATCAAGCAGTTGCAGGCCGGCGATTCCGTCTGGTTCGGCTGCGACGTCGGCAAGCACCTCCACAAGGACCTAGGCGTTATGGACCTCGACCTGTACGACTTCGACCTGGTGTACGGAACGACGCCCGCCATGTCGAAGGCCGAGCGGCTGATGTACGGCCAGTCGCTCATGACGCACGCGATGGTCTTCACCGGCGTCGATCTGAGCGACGAGGGCAGGCCTTCGAAGTGGCGGGTCGAAAACTCGTGGAGCGCCGAACCCGGAGACAAGGGTTTCTTCCAGATGACCGACCGTTGGTTCGACGAATACACCTACGAGGTCGTCGTGAGCAAGAATCACGTTCCCGGGGACTCGCTACGAGCCCTCGAAGCGGCTCCCGTCGAGCTGGAACCGTGGGATCCGATGGGAAGCCTCGCGTAGTGCCGGCATCCTTGCCGGCATCTTCTCCAGTGTCCCCCCGGCATCCCTGCCGGGAAGCGCCGGTACGCCCAGCGATGGCGGGCGAGTACAATCTCCATTCATTGAGACCCTCCACCATGCATTGGGGGATGGCGTGAGCGTCGCACCCGAGCTCGCGTCGGCCTTTCGGCAAGAGCTGGCGAATGCTTCGTCGGTGCTGATCGGTACCCACCTGAATCCTGACGGCGACGCGCTCGGCAGCGCGCTCGCCATGTCGATGTATTTGGATTCCATCGGGGTCGAGAACGAGGTGATCTGCCATCACCCGGCGCCGCGCAACCTCCGCTTTCTCCCCAAGGTGCAGTCGGTGCTGCAGGAGCCGACGAGGGAATCGTACGATCTCGGAATCGTCCTCGACCTCGACTCGCTCGAACGACTGGGGCGAACCGAGCCGTATTTCGCGAGGTGCAAACGGCTTGTAGTGATCGATCACCACATTCCCCACACCGCGCCGGGGGACTTGAGGATCGTCGACACGTCGGCGGCGGCCACCGCCGTAATCCTCACCCAGCTTCTCATCGAGCTGAAAGCGGTGATCTCGCCCGAAATGGCCACTTCCCTGCTTACCGGCATCGTTACCGACACAGGCTCTTTTCGATTCCGGAACACGACTCCCGAGGCGCTCGCTCTATCCGCTTTCCTGCTCGAGCACGGCGGCAGTATCACCCAGATCAGCGAAGAGGTCTTCCAAAGCAAGACGCTTAGCTCGGTGAAGCTGCTCGGCCACACACTGGAAGTGATGCGGCTCGCATGCGACAACAAAATCGCGTGGAGCGCACTCAGCGCCGGCGATTTTGAGATGGCCCATGCGGAGGATGAGGACACCGAAGGGTTCGTCAATGAAATGCTCTTCGTCACTTCGGTACAGATCGCGGCCCTCATGCGGGAACCCAAGCCAGGCAAGATCCGGTGCTCGCTACGCTCGCGAGGCGACTTCGACGTGGCCGAGGTCGCGCGCTACTTCGGGGGCGGGGGGCATCGAAACGCCGCGGGATGCACGCTAGAAATGCCGCTCGAAGAAGCAGAAGCACGACTCGTCGAGAGGCTCAAGATTTGCTTGGCATCCTGCTAGTTCGAAAGCCGCCGGGGCTGACGTCGCACGACGTCGTCAACGATATTCGCCGTCGGTTTCACACCCGCCGCGTCGGCCACGCCGGTACCCTCGACCCGCTTGCGACCGGATTGCTCGTGGTTGCGGTTGGTCCGGCCACCCGATTTTTGCAATACCTGCCGCTAGAGCCCAAGGTGTACGAAGGGGTTGTCCGATTCGGATACTCCACGAACACCTACGACGCGGAGGGCGATCCAAGCCCTAGCCGACCGCTGCCCGAGGACCTCCCGGCCGCTATTACCGAGGCATTGCCGGCATTCACGGGGCTGATCCAGCAGTTGCCGCCGATGTTCAGCGCCGTCAAGGTGAATGGCAAGCCGCTCTACAAATACGCCCGTGGCGGGCAAGAAGCGCCGCGGCGGGAGCCCCGGACCGTCCACATCTCCGAATTCACGCCGCTATCGTTCGACGGCGCCGAGGTGACATTTCGGATCGTTTGCTCCGGTGGAACCTATATCCGCTCATTGGCCAACGATCTTGGCGAGGCGATCGGCTGCGGGGCCTACCTCAGCGGCTTGGTCCGGACCGGGGTCGGTAGGTTCTCCCTTGATCAAGCCGTCGATCTCGCGGAAGCGCGTCCGAGCGACCTTATGCCACTTCACGAGGCGCTGCCGCCGATGCCGTTGCTGCAACTCGACTCGGGGCAGACTCAGCACGTGCGGGAAGGGCGAACCATCGGGATGGGCGAGCCACCGGACAATTTTCTCGTAGGGTTATTAGAGCCTGGAGGAACCGTGTTTAGCGTGGCACGGGTCCAAGGAAACCTCCTTCAGCCGGAATGCGTTATTCCTGCCGAGGTGCTCGATGAAGCTGTATAGACCGGAGTCGAATCCCCGGCGTCTTCTGGGCCAGCTCCTGTGGTTCGGAGCATGGGCCGCGGTGACCGTGATCGCCGCGCTGCTTCACCCCGACAAGCATGGCCACGGCACCCATCAACAACTCGGCCTGCCGCCCTGTCCCAGCGTCCTCCTTTTCGATCGTCCCTGCCCCGGATGCGGGTTGACGACGAGCTGGACGGCCCTTATGCATGGTGATTTCGCGCATGCATTCGCCGCCCACCCGCTCGGTCCACTCCTCTACCTCGCGTTTACGATCA
This window encodes:
- a CDS encoding ligase-associated DNA damage response DEXH box helicase, giving the protein MHPGITEVRDWFERQGWEAFPFQEAVWNAYLEGKSGLIHSATGTGKTLAAWMGPVAEALAAGEATGPVDREDAPPLRVLWITPLRALAADTAASLQWPAESFHLPWSVELRTGDTTQSVRAKQKKQLPTALVTTPESLTLMLTREDATELFSDLRLVVVDEWHELMSTKRGVQTELALARIRAFKPELRVWGISATLGNLRDAMETLLGLGREGELVQGVVGKPVVIDTILPTNIDRFPWAGHFGTQMIPRVIEAIDEGGTCLIFTNTRAQAEIWYQSILQVKAQWKDVIALHHGSLSREVRDEVELGLKSGRLRAVVCTSSLDLGVDFTPVDRVLQVGTPKGVARLLQRAGRSGHQPGVPSRVTCVPTHAFELLDIAAARNAALAGKIEAREGVNKPLDVLAQHLVTIATGTGFRAQDLFREVQCTQAYKTLSQEEWDWTLDFVVRGGESLRAYPEYHRVVLGTDGVYRVEDADIAKRHRMSVGTIVSDEALNVQYLKGGKLGTVEESFLARLRPGDRFIFAGRPLEFVRIKDMTAWVRRASSVSGAVPRWMGGRLPLSSELALAIREELERAGNGELASPEMKTLGPILELQARWSAIPALSDLLIERVETREGHHLFFYPFEGRLVHQGMAALFGYRISQLVPITFTFAANDYGFELLAPEEAPLEEAIAKGLLSPENLGADIVASLNSAELARRQFREIARIAGLVFQGFPGMNKSAKQLQASSGLFYDVFARYDPNNLLLRQADREVLERQLEQSRLSRSLGRLSQSNLLITHPKRPSPMCFPILVDRLRETVTSENIHDRIEKMASQLELEAGDKIGAPDGV
- the galE gene encoding UDP-glucose 4-epimerase GalE, which produces MILVLGGAGYIGSHMLKLLRETGESHLVFDNFEEGHREALLGSPYVQGDLRNRDDLRKLFADHPDIDVVMHFAAYIAVGESVEQPGKYFTNNTTAVIGLLEEMRAAGIGKFVFSSTAAIFGEPHYVPIDEAHPKDPTSPYGDSKLMVERILKAFDVAHGFKSVCLRYFNAAGADPENRIGEDHHPETHLIPVAILAAMGKKPSLKVFGTDYDTPDGTCVRDYIHVLDLAQAHLLAVKHLRAGGDSRQYNLGNGQGFTVRQVIDAVEHATGLKVPNEEAPRRAGDPAKLIASSDRIRADWGWNPQYGDLKVIVEHAWNWHKTHPEGYA
- a CDS encoding UbiA prenyltransferase family protein is translated as MLTPEPSAHEEPPMAPRSSGVALIKSVVKLIRPKQWAKNLLVFAALLFTAGYHHPDLILRSVAAFFAMSMLSSCTYVFNDLIDIKRDRMHPKKRFRPLASGALSKESGVALGTGLLFAGVLVAFGLGKGPIVIAIVYLGMQVLYNWRLKHTPIADVFTIAVGFVLRAVLGAAAIKVLISGWLLFCTGALALMLGFAKRRNEFILQGEDRSSSRESLVHYNRAALDAIVIMFAAGAAMCYGIYTLQSQTAHKYPALILTSIFVFYGITRYILLIFTIDEGGEPADVLFKDRHIIACVILFVISAVLAMSGLRLPILEQ
- a CDS encoding SDR family NAD(P)-dependent oxidoreductase, yielding MHDYKFAIVIGASSGIGAELVRQLAQEGARVAAVARRGDRLEALASEFPGKIIPVEHDVTDFDAVPALFQEITGKLGGLDLIVYAAGVMPEVGAHEYDFQKDRQMIEVNLLGAMAWLNQAAIRFENTKSGTIVGIGSVAGDRGRSGQPVYNTSKAALTTYLEALRNRLCKHGVRVVTIKPGPTATEMTSRLHMKGMMDPAKVAEITLEKSQRTGEHYIKLTHRIAFAIIRRIPSGIFRKLSI
- a CDS encoding FAD-binding protein — translated: MSLATLSEPTEVELAHAPLLASERIARQAGYGMRSAADGYLFRPTSVDEIRAILLLAKETGRQITLRGAGRSYGDANIGSETLVVDIGRMRRILSWDPSTGHIDCEGGVTIEGLWRHTIEDGYWPPVVSGTMYPTLAGALAMNIHGKNNFRVGTLGEQVVDMDVLFPTGELRTLTPADDLFYCVISGAGLLGVIVRVKLKMKRIHSGDLRVLATAPRNWDEQFAEFERHEPNADYMVSWVDCFGRGTESGRGQFHAAWYMDDGHEFSSSFRPEHQDLPDTIMGLVPKSVVWRFLKILNNRWGMRFINWGKDFASKTIGNNKVHPQSLVGFSFLLDYVPNWRNAYLPGGFIQYQTFVPKEHAKEVFARQVAMQQEAGLESFLGVLKRHRPDKFLFSHAVDGYSLALDFKVTRENWSRLENLCHRMNDVVLAAGGRFYFAKDSTLRPSDVDAYLGGDTLSRYRRLKSELDPDALLTHNLAKRLGL
- a CDS encoding aminopeptidase C, producing the protein MDLVQTSSSAGALSPDDLRGFQSAFDNDPAYRAAMNAVTTTTVTQVALNRRKAALVNHSFSVHLPENPATSQKSSGRCWMFAALNTFRTKAQQVMNMEAGFEFSQNYILFWDKLEKANYFLENILATLDEPEGSRLLDWLMVAPQNDGGQWDMFVNLIQKYGVVPKSVMPETESSSSTGRMADFVTTKLREYACRLRGAHRSGASEGDLREQKQGYMTEVYRMLCIHLGEPPSRFQWQWRDKDRVFHRAGALTPQEFYAKYVGVDLSEMVCLIHDPRPGHDFNRAFTVKFLGNVVGGRPTEYLNVELDVIKQAAIKQLQAGDSVWFGCDVGKHLHKDLGVMDLDLYDFDLVYGTTPAMSKAERLMYGQSLMTHAMVFTGVDLSDEGRPSKWRVENSWSAEPGDKGFFQMTDRWFDEYTYEVVVSKNHVPGDSLRALEAAPVELEPWDPMGSLA
- a CDS encoding DHH family phosphoesterase, whose protein sequence is MSVAPELASAFRQELANASSVLIGTHLNPDGDALGSALAMSMYLDSIGVENEVICHHPAPRNLRFLPKVQSVLQEPTRESYDLGIVLDLDSLERLGRTEPYFARCKRLVVIDHHIPHTAPGDLRIVDTSAAATAVILTQLLIELKAVISPEMATSLLTGIVTDTGSFRFRNTTPEALALSAFLLEHGGSITQISEEVFQSKTLSSVKLLGHTLEVMRLACDNKIAWSALSAGDFEMAHAEDEDTEGFVNEMLFVTSVQIAALMREPKPGKIRCSLRSRGDFDVAEVARYFGGGGHRNAAGCTLEMPLEEAEARLVERLKICLASC
- the truB gene encoding tRNA pseudouridine(55) synthase TruB, which codes for MLGILLVRKPPGLTSHDVVNDIRRRFHTRRVGHAGTLDPLATGLLVVAVGPATRFLQYLPLEPKVYEGVVRFGYSTNTYDAEGDPSPSRPLPEDLPAAITEALPAFTGLIQQLPPMFSAVKVNGKPLYKYARGGQEAPRREPRTVHISEFTPLSFDGAEVTFRIVCSGGTYIRSLANDLGEAIGCGAYLSGLVRTGVGRFSLDQAVDLAEARPSDLMPLHEALPPMPLLQLDSGQTQHVREGRTIGMGEPPDNFLVGLLEPGGTVFSVARVQGNLLQPECVIPAEVLDEAV
- a CDS encoding DUF2752 domain-containing protein, with product MKLYRPESNPRRLLGQLLWFGAWAAVTVIAALLHPDKHGHGTHQQLGLPPCPSVLLFDRPCPGCGLTTSWTALMHGDFAHAFAAHPLGPLLYLAFTISAFLCLYGWRKGLLLETDTPSFNWRFGVALTIFLGFGFFRMATTPHFASPQERFMVSFDREMRSR